A single region of the Bacillota bacterium genome encodes:
- a CDS encoding ABC transporter ATP-binding protein — protein sequence MLVTENVTKAFEGLVAVNNVNIVVKENTFTMLIGPNGCGKTTLINCCTGILKPTSGRVLFGDIDITGWKPHEIYKVGFVRSFQIPLPFIGLTVLDNILGTIRNSGEAPFRAPSKRSWVEEEEKNILWAMEVLSKVGLDKYWNLPSGALGAAQLKLLEVAKGLASGAKLIALDEPIGGVDPASAHEILSHVAELKEKENLTFLVVEHRIDIAAPFADYVYAMDLGNIISEGTPDKVLTDPKVIEVYLGKGVEQC from the coding sequence ATGCTGGTTACAGAAAATGTTACAAAAGCGTTTGAAGGGTTAGTAGCAGTTAATAATGTAAATATCGTTGTTAAAGAAAATACGTTCACCATGTTGATTGGCCCGAATGGTTGTGGAAAAACCACACTAATCAACTGCTGCACCGGTATCCTGAAACCAACATCAGGCAGGGTGCTTTTTGGTGATATCGATATTACCGGGTGGAAACCTCATGAAATCTACAAGGTAGGATTTGTCAGAAGTTTTCAGATCCCACTGCCTTTTATCGGCTTGACAGTCCTTGATAATATACTCGGAACTATCAGAAATTCCGGTGAAGCTCCCTTTAGAGCTCCTTCAAAACGCAGTTGGGTTGAAGAGGAAGAAAAAAATATTTTATGGGCGATGGAAGTGCTTTCCAAGGTTGGGTTGGACAAGTATTGGAATCTGCCGAGCGGCGCTCTTGGTGCCGCACAGCTTAAACTTCTTGAAGTAGCAAAAGGGCTTGCTTCCGGAGCTAAATTAATTGCCCTGGATGAGCCAATCGGTGGTGTAGACCCGGCATCAGCTCATGAAATCCTTTCGCATGTGGCAGAGTTGAAAGAAAAGGAAAACCTTACCTTCCTGGTCGTTGAGCACCGGATTGATATTGCAGCTCCTTTTGCAGACTATGTATATGCAATGGATTTAGGTAACATCATTTCGGAAGGCACACCCGATAAAGTACTAACAGATCCCAAGGTTATTGAGGTCTACCTGGGTAAGGGGGTAGAGCAATGTTAA